One Elusimicrobiota bacterium genomic window carries:
- a CDS encoding zf-HC2 domain-containing protein encodes MTHDEIKKKLVDFYDGEISETERREVARHLHACRECYKVFAGWDKIAKTFFWKMSAPEGFSRKVMTTIRCSPVVYRKMVEDLEWERWRRIFARWFVPTFAVALAGFVLAMSHPIRRVSTSADELLLSQTDGNVPSEWLTSSSLSQNQVLSYLVGDL; translated from the coding sequence ATGACCCATGATGAAATTAAAAAAAAGCTGGTGGATTTCTATGACGGCGAAATCTCGGAAACAGAGCGCCGGGAGGTGGCACGTCATCTGCATGCCTGCCGTGAATGCTATAAGGTTTTTGCGGGGTGGGACAAAATAGCTAAAACGTTTTTCTGGAAGATGAGTGCGCCGGAGGGGTTTAGCCGGAAAGTTATGACGACAATCCGGTGTTCGCCGGTTGTTTATCGGAAAATGGTGGAAGACCTGGAGTGGGAAAGATGGCGGAGAATTTTCGCACGGTGGTTTGTACCGACCTTCGCCGTGGCTCTGGCAGGATTTGTTCTAGCGATGAGTCATCCGATCCGGCGTGTTAGCACGTCTGCGGACGAGCTATTGCTCTCCCAAACTGATGGAAACGTTCCTTCGGAGTGGCTAACGTCTTCCAGCCTTTCGCAAAATCAAGTCTTAAGCTACCTTGTGGGGGATCTATGA
- a CDS encoding efflux RND transporter periplasmic adaptor subunit has protein sequence MKNYQRPVLIGASALILVASVVFFPRRSTNSSSNVAEALSVTEQAVTAEVIDLKRQPLTDAVEGLIGTVKGNTIELTFNGQEERLTDVHVQVGKHVHAGQVLFELDHTRAEARKSQAQMSFERAKELLEAGGATKRDVAEARAALNLARKDYEDTFIYSPQSGIICQVNRQQGETVGRSEVVGVLVSDHDSFYVETGVIEGLLDQIVAGQDAVVQIEAFGNKEIAGTVRGVSREVTTTGRTGTVLISLPKSVQDKLRPGLSARCSIYVFNVSKALVIPRSAYDAKNNCVFVVDKKNRAHKTVVKLGHITRDAYQVLRGLHEGDRLIKDIVATPVEDAVLVKPVLEQSADMTPSAGPAGASS, from the coding sequence ATGAAAAACTATCAACGTCCCGTTCTCATCGGAGCATCCGCTCTCATCCTGGTCGCCAGCGTCGTCTTTTTCCCGCGACGCTCAACGAATTCCTCCTCCAACGTGGCGGAAGCGCTCAGTGTGACCGAACAGGCGGTGACCGCCGAGGTGATTGATCTCAAACGGCAGCCGCTGACGGATGCGGTGGAAGGTCTCATCGGAACCGTCAAAGGAAATACGATTGAACTGACATTCAACGGGCAGGAAGAACGCCTGACGGATGTGCATGTGCAGGTTGGGAAACATGTGCATGCCGGGCAGGTCCTGTTTGAATTGGATCACACGCGCGCTGAGGCGCGCAAATCGCAGGCCCAGATGAGCTTCGAGCGGGCGAAGGAACTTCTGGAAGCGGGTGGAGCTACAAAACGAGATGTGGCGGAGGCTCGAGCGGCTTTGAACCTGGCCCGGAAGGATTACGAGGACACGTTCATCTATTCCCCGCAAAGCGGCATTATCTGCCAGGTTAACCGTCAACAGGGGGAAACCGTCGGACGGAGTGAAGTCGTCGGCGTGCTGGTCAGCGATCATGACAGTTTCTATGTGGAGACGGGCGTCATCGAGGGACTGTTGGACCAGATCGTGGCCGGGCAGGACGCGGTGGTCCAGATCGAAGCCTTCGGCAACAAGGAAATTGCCGGAACGGTCCGGGGTGTTTCGCGTGAAGTGACCACCACCGGACGCACCGGAACGGTGCTGATTTCCCTGCCGAAATCCGTTCAGGACAAACTGCGTCCCGGGTTGTCGGCCCGGTGTTCGATCTACGTCTTCAATGTGTCGAAGGCGCTGGTGATTCCCCGGTCGGCCTATGATGCCAAGAACAACTGCGTTTTCGTGGTGGACAAGAAGAACCGAGCCCATAAAACGGTGGTCAAACTGGGGCATATCACCCGCGACGCCTATCAGGTCCTGCGCGGATTGCACGAAGGGGATCGCCTGATCAAGGATATCGTGGCCACCCCGGTTGAAGATGCCGTGCTGGTGAAACCCGTCCTGGAGCAGT
- a CDS encoding nucleotidyl transferase AbiEii/AbiGii toxin family protein: MEIRTYKTAEAFRAALETRLVARASSGGLTLARLRQQVAFDRFLARLFQDGNPDFMLKGGYAMELRLRHKARFSRDLDLTAKHEKHMDASAWREKLQMLATKDLGDWFSFRIAVSSMDLEGAPYTGYRFPVDARLSSRSFVKFHVDVASGDAVLDDPVWVKGSPLLDFAGIPSPTIALLPSETHFAEKIHAYTRPREGRLNSRVRDLIDIVLLLDEGLEDLDNVRGALESTFRRRKTHPLPDTLQPPHSTWTKPYADIAAEIGLRTETAVDAFQKLSAYWTRLYPKGVS; this comes from the coding sequence ATGGAAATTAGAACCTATAAAACAGCCGAAGCGTTTCGCGCTGCTCTTGAAACACGGCTGGTTGCCCGGGCCAGTTCCGGAGGCCTGACGCTGGCCCGTTTACGCCAACAGGTGGCCTTCGACCGTTTCCTTGCCCGGCTTTTTCAGGATGGCAATCCTGACTTTATGCTGAAAGGCGGTTATGCCATGGAACTACGACTCCGTCATAAAGCGCGCTTTAGCCGGGATCTCGATCTAACCGCCAAGCATGAGAAACATATGGATGCGTCCGCATGGCGGGAGAAACTGCAAATGCTGGCTACAAAAGATTTAGGGGATTGGTTTTCGTTTCGGATCGCGGTGTCCTCGATGGATTTGGAAGGGGCTCCTTATACGGGCTACCGCTTTCCGGTAGACGCCCGGCTATCCAGCCGGAGTTTCGTTAAGTTCCATGTGGATGTGGCCAGCGGGGATGCCGTTCTGGATGATCCGGTATGGGTCAAAGGATCGCCTCTCCTGGACTTTGCCGGAATTCCAAGCCCGACCATCGCCCTTTTGCCTTCCGAAACGCATTTTGCCGAAAAGATTCACGCCTACACGCGGCCGCGAGAGGGCCGCCTTAATTCACGTGTCAGAGATCTCATTGATATCGTTCTTCTGCTGGATGAAGGTCTGGAAGATTTGGACAATGTTCGTGGCGCGCTGGAATCAACATTTCGTCGGAGAAAAACACACCCACTGCCGGATACCTTACAGCCTCCTCATTCGACCTGGACAAAACCCTACGCCGATATTGCGGCAGAAATTGGCCTGCGTACCGAAACGGCTGTCGATGCTTTCCAAAAACTATCCGCGTACTGGACTCGCCTTTATCCCAAAGGAGTTTCTTAG
- a CDS encoding efflux RND transporter periplasmic adaptor subunit: MKKMIILLILIVLAAGIGFIVLRQKGMSRGPLYIPAAVQRGAISDIVDTTGSVSPLNRVEVNPSVGGRVDEILVEEGDRVKRGQVLAYLSSTDRVTILDAARAKGEEAVAKWEKTYRPTPVLSPMNGTIIKRGVVQGQTVTTSSVMFALADDLIVIAQVDESDVGRVKTGQHAILTLDAYPKKETEGIVFQILNEGVSVSNVITYYVKIRPLKVPAYYKSEMSANIKVIVSQKKDALLLPVTAITEKEDGTRCVYKGADPRSLTLTPLQIGVDDGTNVEILSGVDEGETVFTASSGYMPQAASSDSNPFMPSGPKKTTSKTGKSSSNTGPPPM, translated from the coding sequence ATGAAAAAAATGATCATCCTCTTGATTCTCATCGTCCTCGCCGCCGGCATCGGCTTTATCGTGTTGCGCCAGAAAGGAATGTCCCGGGGGCCGTTGTATATTCCGGCAGCCGTGCAGCGCGGGGCCATCAGCGATATCGTCGACACCACCGGGAGCGTCTCGCCGCTGAACCGCGTCGAGGTGAATCCCTCGGTGGGCGGGCGCGTGGATGAGATCCTCGTCGAAGAAGGAGATCGCGTCAAGCGCGGCCAGGTGCTGGCTTACCTCAGCTCGACCGATCGCGTGACGATTCTGGATGCCGCCCGCGCCAAAGGCGAAGAAGCGGTCGCCAAATGGGAAAAAACATACCGGCCCACACCGGTGCTTTCGCCCATGAACGGCACCATCATCAAACGCGGCGTTGTGCAGGGACAGACGGTCACGACCTCGAGCGTTATGTTTGCGCTGGCCGACGACCTGATCGTGATCGCCCAGGTGGACGAATCGGACGTGGGAAGAGTCAAAACGGGGCAGCATGCGATCCTGACGCTGGACGCCTATCCTAAAAAGGAAACCGAAGGCATCGTGTTTCAAATCCTGAACGAAGGCGTTTCGGTCAGCAATGTCATTACCTATTACGTCAAAATCCGGCCGCTCAAGGTTCCGGCTTACTATAAATCGGAGATGTCCGCCAACATCAAGGTCATCGTCAGCCAGAAAAAGGATGCGCTGCTGCTGCCCGTCACGGCGATCACGGAAAAAGAAGACGGCACCCGCTGCGTTTACAAGGGGGCCGATCCGCGCAGCCTGACTCTAACCCCCCTGCAAATCGGGGTCGACGATGGGACGAATGTAGAAATTTTGTCGGGAGTCGACGAAGGCGAAACCGTTTTCACGGCCAGCAGCGGTTATATGCCGCAAGCCGCCTCCTCGGACAGCAATCCGTTCATGCCCAGCGGCCCCAAAAAGACAACCTCCAAGACCGGCAAGTCTTCGTCCAATACCGGCCCGCCGCCGATGTGA
- a CDS encoding TolC family protein → MTSSAPSSSNEFISFQAAESLSLQNHPSVRLAQEEAAVAETKRKESRRALFPSLTAKAEDTEGDAVDTLGTPAFTERSYGVEASQALYAGGKLYNTYKQALSTWESLKAKQVKTQSDVLYGVREAAWNLIKSENLLKVYRKAKDDLENEKRMAEQLRSKDVITHEAYLQILSQYNQAIAAVESAEADKEAHVWQWTAALGLQTPPAFRPDLGPISASNDSWTLPECLQWASLQHPDLIIQKKTAEAAYYGHNAARSVYKPIISLNGFYGRSGGAFHSEPLKLSEDWQAGVQISQYFSLSTLNLSGFDQHTSPKIGQSTRTASKTATANVGILDAYRKKAEAQEATLAYHQADVQRLRTEMDVANGVREAYANWKKAIARLKMAENDCPLAQASYSIAKIKSAHREVPLSERAIARNRLAQAEAGLDEAKANYQIAVAALAHAVGATDRFYK, encoded by the coding sequence GTGACATCTTCTGCTCCATCGTCCTCCAACGAGTTTATTTCTTTCCAGGCCGCCGAAAGCCTCTCCCTGCAAAACCATCCATCGGTTCGTCTGGCGCAGGAAGAGGCGGCGGTGGCTGAAACCAAGCGGAAAGAATCGAGGCGCGCACTCTTCCCTTCCCTCACCGCCAAAGCGGAAGATACAGAAGGTGATGCGGTTGATACGTTGGGGACCCCTGCTTTTACCGAACGCAGTTATGGGGTGGAAGCCTCCCAGGCGCTTTATGCCGGGGGCAAACTGTATAACACCTATAAACAGGCGCTCTCGACGTGGGAATCCCTGAAAGCCAAACAGGTCAAGACACAATCAGACGTGTTGTACGGAGTCCGTGAAGCGGCCTGGAATTTAATTAAATCGGAAAATCTGTTGAAGGTTTATCGAAAGGCGAAGGACGATCTTGAGAATGAGAAACGGATGGCCGAGCAGTTGCGTTCGAAAGATGTCATTACGCACGAAGCGTACCTTCAGATTCTCTCTCAATACAATCAGGCCATCGCCGCCGTCGAAAGCGCCGAAGCCGATAAGGAAGCGCATGTCTGGCAGTGGACCGCCGCCCTGGGACTTCAAACGCCTCCAGCCTTCCGGCCGGATCTCGGTCCCATTTCAGCTTCGAACGATTCCTGGACTTTGCCGGAGTGTCTCCAGTGGGCCAGTCTCCAGCATCCCGATTTGATCATCCAAAAGAAGACCGCTGAGGCCGCGTACTACGGGCATAACGCCGCCAGAAGCGTTTATAAACCGATCATCAGTTTAAATGGCTTTTACGGCCGATCCGGCGGAGCGTTTCATAGCGAACCGCTGAAACTCAGCGAAGACTGGCAGGCCGGTGTTCAGATTTCCCAGTATTTTTCACTGAGTACGCTGAACCTTTCCGGGTTTGATCAGCATACCAGTCCCAAAATTGGTCAGTCCACGCGGACCGCCTCAAAAACCGCTACGGCCAATGTCGGTATTCTCGATGCTTATCGGAAGAAGGCCGAGGCCCAGGAAGCGACCCTGGCGTATCACCAGGCGGATGTCCAGCGCCTGCGGACGGAGATGGATGTCGCCAACGGGGTTCGGGAGGCTTATGCGAACTGGAAAAAAGCAATCGCCCGTTTGAAAATGGCGGAGAACGATTGTCCGCTGGCTCAAGCCAGCTATTCCATTGCCAAGATCAAAAGCGCTCATCGGGAAGTGCCGCTGTCGGAACGGGCCATCGCTCGCAACCGGCTGGCGCAGGCGGAAGCAGGGCTCGATGAGGCGAAAGCCAATTACCAGATCGCTGTGGCTGCTCTGGCTCATGCGGTTGGCGCGACAGACCGTTTTTACAAGTAA
- a CDS encoding type IV toxin-antitoxin system AbiEi family antitoxin domain-containing protein — protein MRTDPVGNHNRLFAIASGQAGYFTAQQAKSAGYYKRLQHYHRQRGSWLPIEHGVFRLRNFPGTPWEDLVRWSLWSRNQKGEMQATVSHQSAAQFYELADYLPMKVHLTVPRSFRKRIKEGCVIHRVSVQPEEIETHDGFRVTTPLRTLRDLAREDGERDQLLQAVEEAVRRGLITRAQKESLHLS, from the coding sequence ATGAGAACAGATCCCGTCGGAAACCATAATCGCCTCTTTGCAATTGCTTCCGGGCAGGCGGGGTATTTCACTGCCCAGCAGGCCAAAAGCGCTGGCTACTACAAACGACTTCAACATTATCACCGGCAGAGGGGAAGTTGGCTGCCTATTGAACACGGGGTTTTTCGTCTGCGTAATTTTCCGGGAACCCCCTGGGAAGATCTGGTTCGCTGGTCCCTCTGGAGCCGCAATCAGAAGGGGGAAATGCAGGCAACGGTTTCTCACCAATCAGCGGCGCAGTTTTACGAACTGGCAGACTATCTCCCTATGAAGGTGCACCTCACTGTTCCTCGTAGTTTTCGCAAGCGTATTAAAGAGGGGTGCGTTATTCATCGCGTAAGCGTTCAACCCGAAGAGATCGAAACCCACGATGGATTTCGGGTCACAACACCACTGCGCACCCTTCGGGACCTTGCGCGGGAGGATGGCGAGCGCGATCAACTGCTTCAAGCGGTTGAAGAGGCGGTGCGCCGCGGGCTGATCACACGCGCGCAAAAGGAAAGTCTTCACCTCTCTTAA
- a CDS encoding RNA polymerase sigma factor, translated as MSLNECEIIQEVLSGDREAYVELINAHQHRVFRYCLTLLANASDAEAAAHDVFVAAYESLAKFEGRSSFLTWICRIAHNHCLGLLRKRSSQKTDSINELMDSGKEPVLLESASGWSDVRKEECRLVQEALVQIRPAHREILVYREVEGLSYEEIAMKLDCSLDAVRARLRRARLDLQDKARHFLSGYASIQCGGSGR; from the coding sequence ATGAGTCTGAATGAGTGCGAGATTATCCAGGAAGTTCTCTCCGGTGACCGAGAGGCTTATGTTGAGTTGATTAACGCCCATCAGCACAGAGTTTTTCGGTACTGTCTGACGCTCCTGGCCAATGCCTCGGATGCCGAAGCGGCGGCTCACGACGTTTTTGTCGCCGCGTATGAATCTCTGGCGAAGTTTGAAGGCCGGTCTTCGTTTTTAACCTGGATTTGCCGGATCGCTCACAATCATTGCCTGGGATTATTGCGGAAAAGATCCAGCCAAAAAACGGATTCCATCAATGAATTAATGGATTCAGGGAAGGAACCCGTGCTCCTGGAATCCGCCTCGGGTTGGTCCGATGTCCGGAAAGAAGAGTGCCGTCTGGTCCAGGAGGCTCTGGTCCAGATCCGGCCGGCGCACCGTGAAATATTGGTTTATCGGGAAGTGGAAGGGCTGAGTTATGAGGAAATTGCGATGAAGCTAGATTGCTCTCTGGATGCCGTCCGGGCACGGCTGCGCCGTGCTCGGCTGGATCTACAGGATAAAGCCCGACACTTTTTGAGCGGTTATGCATCTATTCAATGTGGAGGTTCCGGCCGATGA
- a CDS encoding TolC family protein: protein MNSRIISTTILFLLMWQPMLAATPEDLTLNWRQCQERALLSNPSLAGARYTLDSARYSIAASKNQDLPYPSLSASHAFSRTGTGGSTGSDMFSTNVNASETLFSIKSYADLKTQLRIAEKANLDLRTTLADTRKSLLSSFINLLYAQGRIHVMENILTIRSRSAEMINLQYNSGKESDGNRLRTEAQLAQAEADLTQAKLDQKTAQRSLAADLGMDRFIPMAASGTLTVPSMVSGIDIDEASLAIPGVLASKKSADLAEAKLMLAGADLYPTLSANQGLGWNDSEEFSGSRSWSLGFSMSWPIFSNGPSYLFNSRASSRSLFMKAQADYRAALLSARSSLQSATASLETAIANVHTASLLLEAARQRHEEAEIQYLAGSLNFQNWQDVEQELVSAEQTYLTSLKSVNTARAQVDNLLGIPLGD, encoded by the coding sequence ATGAACTCAAGAATAATTAGCACAACCATCCTGTTCCTTCTGATGTGGCAACCGATGCTGGCGGCCACGCCGGAAGATCTGACGCTAAACTGGCGACAATGCCAGGAGAGGGCTTTGTTATCCAATCCCTCACTGGCCGGAGCCCGTTATACCCTGGACTCCGCCCGCTACAGCATCGCTGCGAGCAAAAACCAGGATCTTCCCTACCCGTCTCTGTCAGCGTCCCATGCGTTCTCCCGCACCGGCACGGGCGGCTCGACCGGTTCCGATATGTTTTCGACGAATGTAAACGCATCCGAAACGCTGTTCAGCATTAAATCCTATGCGGATTTAAAGACACAGCTCCGAATCGCGGAGAAAGCCAATCTGGATCTGCGCACCACGCTGGCAGACACCCGCAAGAGCCTGCTTTCCTCATTCATTAACCTGCTCTATGCGCAGGGAAGGATCCACGTGATGGAGAATATCCTCACCATACGGTCCAGGAGCGCGGAAATGATCAATCTGCAATATAACAGCGGCAAAGAAAGCGACGGGAACCGCCTGCGCACGGAAGCCCAGCTGGCCCAGGCGGAAGCGGACCTGACGCAGGCGAAACTTGATCAGAAAACCGCCCAGCGCAGTCTGGCCGCGGATCTCGGCATGGACCGGTTTATCCCGATGGCGGCTTCCGGAACGCTGACGGTTCCTTCCATGGTTTCCGGCATTGATATTGATGAAGCGTCGCTGGCCATCCCAGGCGTTCTGGCCTCCAAAAAATCGGCGGATCTGGCCGAAGCCAAGCTGATGCTGGCCGGCGCGGATCTTTATCCGACACTCAGTGCCAATCAGGGGCTGGGCTGGAACGACTCGGAGGAATTCTCCGGATCCCGTTCCTGGTCTCTTGGATTTTCGATGTCCTGGCCGATTTTCAGCAACGGCCCGTCTTATCTTTTCAACAGCCGCGCCAGCTCGCGAAGTCTTTTTATGAAAGCGCAGGCCGATTATCGGGCGGCCCTCTTATCCGCCCGCTCCAGCCTCCAGTCCGCGACAGCGTCGCTGGAAACGGCCATCGCCAACGTGCACACGGCCTCCCTGCTCCTGGAAGCCGCGCGCCAGCGTCATGAGGAAGCGGAGATCCAGTATCTCGCCGGATCGCTCAATTTCCAGAACTGGCAGGATGTGGAGCAGGAACTGGTGTCCGCCGAACAAACCTATTTAACTTCTCTGAAATCCGTCAATACGGCGCGCGCGCAGGTGGACAACCTGCTCGGCATTCCGTTGGGAGACTAA